One stretch of Alcaligenes aquatilis DNA includes these proteins:
- a CDS encoding GntR family transcriptional regulator, whose amino-acid sequence MHAKLSGKLQARPHYVDEVYRILLDAISDGSLAPGSRITQEDIAEQLKVSRSPVLQAIQLLKKDGLLQDAEGRGVMVAPLSLEHIGHLYQVRGALEALATKLAARQGAVLDPDLIRLGRKVARGHDVRAMIEADEAFHKAIYEASGNPMIAESAQVHWVHLRRVMGAVLQSAEQRLSIWDEHEELAAAIASGDEAKALTICERHMHNASEKLLSRLQEILEQPA is encoded by the coding sequence ATGCATGCCAAGCTTTCCGGTAAGTTGCAGGCCCGTCCACACTATGTTGACGAGGTCTATCGCATCCTGCTCGATGCCATCAGCGACGGCTCCCTGGCCCCCGGCTCACGCATCACTCAGGAAGACATTGCTGAGCAGCTCAAGGTGTCACGCTCACCCGTCTTGCAGGCCATCCAGTTGCTGAAAAAAGATGGACTGCTACAAGACGCTGAAGGGCGAGGCGTTATGGTGGCTCCGCTGAGTCTGGAACATATCGGGCATCTGTACCAAGTGCGGGGTGCCTTGGAAGCATTGGCAACCAAGCTGGCGGCACGTCAAGGCGCCGTGCTGGATCCGGACCTGATCCGTCTGGGCCGCAAAGTGGCTCGCGGCCACGACGTACGCGCCATGATCGAAGCCGACGAGGCCTTTCACAAAGCAATTTACGAAGCATCGGGCAACCCCATGATCGCCGAAAGCGCGCAGGTTCATTGGGTACACCTACGGCGTGTCATGGGTGCTGTACTGCAATCGGCAGAACAACGCCTGTCCATCTGGGACGAACACGAGGAGCTGGCTGCGGCCATTGCGTCGGGCGACGAAGCCAAAGCACTGACCATCTGTGAGCGACATATGCACAATGCCAGTGAAAAATTGCTAAGCCGCTTGCAGGAAATCCTGGAGCAGCCCGCCTGA
- a CDS encoding TRAP transporter large permease — protein sequence MITSFITDYFVPIMFLSLVVLLLTGFPVAFGLAATGLAFGVLGIALELFPTNLFQVLPLRIFGIMQNETMLAIPFFTLMGIILERSGMAEDLLETMGQLFGAVRGGLAVSVVLVGALLAASTGVTSAVVISMGLISLPVMLRYGYKPEMATGIITASGALVQILPPSLVLIVMADQLGRSVGDMYAAALGPGLLLLVIYITFIIVLALIRPSWMPALPEQARSQVTATGASGRRSLGMLVLLCAFIGFTWAGLHNEVMAQVFSQPAQAPTDQVAITALLVASMSALLFATVNRVTGWGLLSQLAERFVFALIPPVVLIFLVLGTIFLGIATPTEGGAMGAIGALILALIRKRLNGALLSQALENTAKLAIFVMFILIGSTVFSFTFSAADGHVWVEHLFDAIPGGELGFVIAVSAIIFVLGMFLDFFEIAFIVVPLLTPVANSLGIDLIWFGIVIALVLQTSFLTPPFGFALLYLRSVAPRSDYIDSVSRQTISRVRTQQIWKGSAYFVVLQLLVVGIVIAYPQLVTGGLHKTVSLSEDEILLQLNRPAPMLNPGAIQADDPLSNPFEVQATSNQDPMAALLHSMRTTP from the coding sequence ATGATCACCTCCTTTATTACGGACTACTTCGTCCCCATCATGTTCCTGAGCCTGGTCGTGCTCTTGCTGACCGGCTTTCCCGTCGCATTCGGCCTGGCCGCAACAGGTCTGGCCTTCGGAGTCTTGGGCATCGCCCTGGAATTGTTCCCCACCAATCTGTTTCAGGTCCTGCCTTTACGTATCTTCGGGATCATGCAAAACGAGACCATGCTGGCCATTCCCTTTTTTACGTTGATGGGCATCATTCTGGAACGTTCGGGCATGGCTGAAGACCTGCTCGAGACCATGGGTCAGCTCTTCGGGGCGGTGCGCGGTGGTCTGGCCGTCTCGGTTGTCCTGGTCGGGGCCTTGCTGGCTGCCTCCACCGGTGTCACATCGGCTGTCGTGATCTCCATGGGCCTGATTTCCTTGCCCGTCATGCTGCGCTACGGCTACAAACCGGAAATGGCCACGGGCATCATCACCGCTTCAGGCGCACTGGTACAGATACTGCCGCCCTCGTTGGTCTTGATTGTGATGGCTGATCAATTGGGCCGATCCGTTGGGGACATGTACGCAGCCGCACTCGGACCTGGCCTCCTGCTTTTGGTGATCTATATTACTTTCATCATCGTCCTGGCCTTGATCCGTCCTTCCTGGATGCCAGCCTTACCAGAACAGGCCAGAAGTCAGGTCACAGCCACTGGCGCAAGCGGACGACGGTCGCTGGGCATGCTGGTCCTGCTTTGTGCCTTCATCGGCTTTACCTGGGCGGGCCTGCACAACGAAGTCATGGCCCAGGTCTTTTCCCAGCCGGCTCAGGCCCCCACTGATCAAGTTGCCATCACCGCTCTGCTTGTCGCCTCCATGAGCGCGCTGCTGTTTGCGACGGTGAATCGGGTTACCGGCTGGGGACTGCTCTCGCAACTGGCCGAACGCTTTGTATTCGCCCTGATCCCCCCCGTCGTCCTGATCTTTCTGGTGCTGGGCACCATCTTCCTGGGAATTGCCACCCCAACAGAGGGCGGGGCCATGGGTGCAATTGGCGCGTTGATACTGGCCTTGATACGCAAACGCCTTAACGGGGCCTTGCTTAGCCAGGCCCTGGAAAACACCGCCAAACTGGCTATTTTTGTGATGTTCATCCTGATCGGCTCGACCGTCTTTAGCTTCACGTTCAGCGCAGCAGACGGCCACGTGTGGGTAGAGCATCTGTTTGATGCCATTCCCGGTGGCGAACTGGGTTTTGTCATTGCCGTCAGTGCCATCATCTTTGTGCTGGGCATGTTTCTGGACTTCTTCGAGATTGCCTTTATTGTGGTCCCGCTGTTGACGCCTGTCGCCAACAGTTTGGGCATTGATCTGATCTGGTTCGGGATTGTCATCGCCCTGGTCCTGCAAACCTCCTTTCTGACCCCCCCATTCGGTTTTGCCCTGTTGTATTTGCGCAGCGTGGCACCCCGATCCGACTATATCGATTCCGTTAGCCGGCAAACTATTTCAAGGGTTCGTACCCAGCAAATATGGAAGGGCTCAGCCTACTTCGTCGTACTACAATTGCTGGTGGTAGGCATCGTCATCGCCTATCCGCAACTGGTAACGGGAGGCTTGCACAAGACAGTCAGCCTGAGCGAAGACGAAATCCTGCTCCAGCTGAACCGTCCCGCCCCCATGCTCAACCCAGGAGCGATACAGGCAGACGATCCGCTAAGCAACCCGTTCGAAGTACAAGCGACGTCAAACCAGGATCCCATGGCCGCGCTCTTGCACTCCATGCGGACCACACCCTGA
- a CDS encoding TRAP transporter small permease subunit, whose protein sequence is MTALKTMVGGIDHLNRCIGFIIKWLLLATTILSASNAITRKAFDLSSNGMLEAQWYLYAAVFLLGGGYAFLHNSHVRIDFISTRLGARGRNLVDIVGIAVVLIPFCLFVINLSWGFFTTAWHSGEMSGNAGGLVRWPAYLLIPAGFSLLLLQGLAELVKRLLFLTGKEPDSIAEEGSQDTPIHVPAQALSTAQEGSR, encoded by the coding sequence ATGACTGCATTGAAAACCATGGTGGGGGGAATAGACCACCTGAACCGCTGTATCGGATTCATCATCAAATGGCTATTGCTGGCCACCACCATTCTGAGCGCCAGCAACGCCATTACCCGCAAGGCCTTTGACCTGAGCTCCAACGGCATGCTGGAAGCTCAGTGGTACCTGTATGCGGCTGTCTTTCTCTTGGGAGGAGGGTACGCATTTCTGCACAACAGCCATGTTCGGATCGACTTCATCTCCACCCGCCTGGGCGCGCGTGGACGCAACCTGGTCGATATCGTCGGGATCGCTGTCGTCCTGATCCCGTTCTGTCTGTTTGTCATCAACCTGAGCTGGGGATTTTTCACCACCGCCTGGCATTCGGGGGAAATGTCCGGCAACGCCGGAGGGTTGGTGCGCTGGCCTGCCTATCTGCTGATTCCTGCCGGCTTTAGCCTGCTCTTGCTTCAGGGCCTGGCCGAGCTGGTCAAACGACTCCTGTTCCTGACAGGCAAAGAGCCCGATAGCATTGCCGAAGAGGGCTCCCAGGACACGCCTATCCATGTGCCTGCCCAAGCGCTATCGACCGCCCAGGAGGGCTCACGATGA
- a CDS encoding PDR/VanB family oxidoreductase, which yields MNAIAEPATPVQAATNPDGLLSLRIRQIRYEAQGINSYELSCPQGGELPAFEAGAHIDVHIQPGLIRQYSLCNSPHERHRYVIAVLRDANGRGGSRSLHDTLQVQQQVTVSTPRNHFRLDSNARHSILLAGGIGITPIKAMAHFLESQGQPFELHYCTRSHDTAAFGSELTQWQEQGRLHLHLDKGNPAQGLNLQNLLANAVEGTHVYYCGPAGFMQACAQASSHWPAGSVHCEHFKAPEPAPSAHTLPPGAFMAQIASTGQCIEVASDQTLSDALTQAGVPIATSCVSGLCGTCRVNYLQGDVDHQDYILSADEQSHCLTACVSRARSGVLVLDL from the coding sequence ATGAACGCCATTGCAGAACCCGCCACTCCCGTCCAGGCGGCTACCAATCCGGACGGGCTGTTGTCACTGCGGATCCGGCAAATCCGCTACGAAGCGCAAGGCATCAATTCTTATGAACTCAGTTGTCCTCAGGGCGGCGAGTTGCCCGCCTTCGAGGCCGGTGCCCATATAGACGTACATATTCAGCCCGGCCTGATCCGCCAATACTCCCTGTGCAACTCGCCCCATGAGCGTCATCGCTACGTTATTGCAGTCCTGCGCGATGCCAACGGACGAGGCGGTTCACGCAGCTTGCACGACACCTTGCAGGTCCAGCAGCAGGTGACCGTCAGCACGCCCCGCAATCACTTTCGACTGGACTCGAACGCACGCCACTCCATTCTGTTGGCCGGGGGTATCGGTATCACGCCCATCAAGGCGATGGCCCACTTTCTGGAGTCACAAGGCCAGCCCTTTGAATTGCACTACTGCACTCGCAGCCACGACACGGCCGCCTTTGGTTCCGAACTGACTCAGTGGCAAGAGCAAGGCCGCCTGCATCTGCACCTGGACAAGGGCAACCCCGCACAAGGTCTGAATCTGCAGAACTTGCTAGCCAATGCAGTTGAAGGCACCCATGTGTATTACTGCGGTCCAGCCGGCTTTATGCAGGCCTGTGCCCAGGCCAGCTCGCACTGGCCTGCCGGTTCCGTGCATTGCGAACACTTCAAGGCACCTGAACCCGCCCCCAGTGCCCATACCCTGCCTCCCGGTGCCTTCATGGCACAAATTGCCAGTACCGGCCAGTGCATTGAGGTTGCATCCGATCAAACCCTAAGCGATGCCTTGACACAAGCCGGTGTGCCAATTGCCACCTCCTGTGTATCGGGCCTGTGCGGCACCTGCCGCGTCAACTACCTGCAAGGGGATGTTGACCACCAGGACTACATCCTCAGTGCCGACGAGCAAAGCCATTGCCTGACCGCCTGCGTTTCACGCGCACGCTCGGGCGTCCTGGTTCTGGACCTGTAA
- a CDS encoding Rieske 2Fe-2S domain-containing protein, translating into MTEKKLIPYGGYYTNRIPDHDPELTEVGPGTPMGEYMRRFWHPVCMAAELTDTPRFLKIMGEELVAFRDKSGQIGLLHAHCAHRGASLEYGAIQEKGIMCCYHGMVFDVDGTCLHVPYPKGEEAEGEKYACSIRQGAYKAFERHGLIFAYMGPPDAEPPFPEWEENFTVMPGDELVAFSNFQHCNWLQVQDNAADNFHPTALHAAKNVVGGNYQGTTFDEVGAASMEVAPDMQFIPVHNGRSLACAGARRASKDNLFIRVQHQVLPNLSLHAYTSEDGAQQKFFSRFHIVRWTVPVDDQNSKMIGWRVMGPGIDTRAVGNKEMVGYETIDFLEGQVAMRRPERFGQYKLDDLPPIPSDHRARHNYKECQQAPGDYEAIISQRPIAVHALENPTKFDAGLYMFRKMLRDALRGSNPAATPEGFAQWLKDCGGAPNSYCSGNVLAIPESEDLAQEVARRRHATREIVRILTSADNLKGSEREAFVKQSMQELQQSLSAVAAES; encoded by the coding sequence ATGACCGAAAAGAAACTGATTCCCTACGGCGGCTATTACACCAACCGCATTCCTGATCACGACCCTGAGTTGACCGAAGTCGGCCCTGGCACGCCCATGGGCGAGTACATGCGCCGCTTCTGGCATCCCGTGTGCATGGCAGCGGAACTTACCGATACCCCGCGTTTTCTGAAAATCATGGGTGAAGAGCTGGTCGCCTTCCGCGACAAAAGCGGTCAGATCGGCCTGCTGCACGCCCATTGCGCCCACCGTGGCGCCTCCCTGGAGTACGGTGCCATCCAGGAAAAGGGCATTATGTGCTGCTATCACGGCATGGTGTTCGACGTAGACGGAACCTGTCTGCATGTCCCTTACCCCAAAGGCGAAGAGGCCGAGGGCGAAAAATACGCCTGCTCCATTCGCCAGGGAGCTTACAAGGCCTTCGAGCGCCATGGCCTGATTTTTGCCTACATGGGCCCGCCCGATGCCGAACCTCCTTTCCCCGAATGGGAGGAAAACTTCACCGTCATGCCCGGTGATGAGCTGGTGGCGTTCAGCAACTTCCAGCACTGCAACTGGCTGCAAGTGCAAGACAATGCTGCTGACAACTTCCACCCCACTGCCTTGCACGCTGCCAAGAACGTAGTAGGCGGCAACTACCAGGGCACCACCTTTGACGAAGTAGGCGCGGCCTCCATGGAAGTGGCGCCCGACATGCAGTTCATCCCTGTACATAATGGCCGCAGCCTGGCCTGCGCGGGTGCGCGTCGTGCCAGCAAGGACAATCTGTTTATCCGTGTTCAGCACCAGGTCCTGCCCAATCTGAGCCTGCATGCCTACACCTCCGAAGACGGTGCCCAGCAAAAGTTTTTCAGCCGCTTTCACATCGTGCGCTGGACCGTTCCTGTGGACGACCAGAACAGCAAGATGATTGGCTGGCGCGTCATGGGCCCTGGCATTGATACACGCGCAGTGGGCAACAAGGAGATGGTGGGCTACGAGACCATCGACTTTCTGGAAGGGCAGGTTGCCATGCGCCGTCCCGAACGCTTTGGACAATACAAGCTGGACGATCTGCCACCCATCCCGTCCGACCACCGTGCCCGTCACAACTACAAGGAATGCCAGCAGGCACCCGGCGATTACGAGGCCATCATCAGCCAACGCCCGATTGCCGTCCATGCCCTGGAGAACCCGACCAAGTTCGACGCTGGGCTGTACATGTTCCGCAAGATGTTGCGCGATGCCTTGCGTGGCTCCAACCCTGCGGCGACCCCTGAAGGCTTTGCCCAGTGGCTGAAAGATTGTGGTGGTGCACCCAACAGTTATTGCTCGGGCAATGTCCTGGCGATTCCCGAGTCCGAGGATTTGGCCCAGGAAGTCGCACGCCGTCGTCATGCCACCCGCGAAATCGTGCGCATCCTGACCTCGGCCGACAATCTGAAAGGCTCGGAACGCGAGGCTTTCGTCAAACAAAGCATGCAGGAACTTCAACAATCGCTCAGCGCTGTTGCTGCTGAGTCCTGA
- the ilvC gene encoding ketol-acid reductoisomerase → MKVFYDKDGDLALVQQRRVAIIGYGSQGHAHALNLRDSGVKVVVGLRPNSASRQKATTAGLAVADIPSAVQQADIVMMLLPDEDIARVYEQDVAPHIRTGAALGFAHGFNIHYGQIQPRDDLDIIMVAPKAPGHTVRSTYVQGGGVPHLIAIHADRSGQARDLALSYAIANGGGRSGVIETDFREETETDLFGEQAVLCGGMVDLVKCGFETLVEAGYAEEMAYFECLHELKLIVDLLYEGGIANLNYSISNNAEFGEYQAGPRIVTEDTRQAMKALLRDIQDGTYAKNFILESRAGQPSLNAHRRLNQRHRLEIVGEQLRAMMPWISAQALVDRNVA, encoded by the coding sequence ATGAAGGTGTTTTATGACAAGGACGGCGATCTGGCCCTGGTGCAGCAACGCCGGGTTGCCATCATCGGCTACGGCTCCCAAGGTCATGCACATGCATTGAATCTGCGCGATTCTGGCGTGAAAGTGGTCGTGGGCTTGCGCCCCAACAGTGCATCACGTCAAAAGGCCACCACTGCCGGTCTGGCTGTGGCCGATATCCCGTCTGCCGTTCAACAAGCCGACATCGTGATGATGTTGCTGCCTGACGAGGATATTGCCCGCGTCTATGAGCAGGACGTCGCCCCTCATATTCGCACCGGTGCTGCGCTGGGCTTTGCCCACGGTTTCAACATCCATTACGGCCAGATCCAACCCCGCGACGACCTGGACATCATCATGGTCGCCCCCAAGGCACCCGGCCACACGGTGCGCTCCACCTATGTGCAAGGCGGCGGGGTTCCCCACCTGATCGCCATTCATGCCGACCGTTCCGGCCAGGCTCGTGATTTGGCCTTGTCCTACGCCATTGCCAATGGCGGCGGGCGCTCTGGCGTCATCGAAACCGATTTTCGTGAAGAAACCGAAACGGATTTGTTTGGCGAGCAGGCCGTGCTCTGTGGCGGCATGGTGGATCTGGTCAAGTGTGGCTTTGAAACCTTGGTCGAGGCGGGCTATGCCGAAGAAATGGCCTATTTCGAATGCCTGCATGAACTCAAGCTGATTGTGGATCTGCTGTACGAGGGTGGCATCGCCAACCTGAACTACAGCATCTCCAACAATGCCGAGTTTGGCGAATACCAGGCCGGTCCGCGCATCGTGACCGAAGACACACGCCAGGCCATGAAAGCCTTGCTGCGCGACATCCAGGACGGCACCTATGCCAAGAATTTCATCCTGGAAAGCCGTGCCGGCCAACCCTCTTTGAATGCCCATCGACGTCTGAACCAGCGCCACCGTCTTGAAATCGTCGGCGAGCAACTGCGCGCCATGATGCCCTGGATCAGCGCCCAGGCGCTGGTCGACCGAAACGTAGCCTGA
- a CDS encoding LysR substrate-binding domain-containing protein — MRAIPNFAWLRAFESAARLENFSLAADELHLTPSAISHQVKSLETHLGRSLFVRHNRRVSLNSQGQEFYRELTPLLDKLARLCEDTQDENGDTPALTVHCAPSLAVKWLGPRLHAFMREHPGLAIHLRTDATPPDLHQSTDIDCVISYGHAPSHDPRLVVESLHPEPLLPLCSPKLYADLALHQPWYLHLPLIDSTVSPVSWADWFGSNGLAASPGPRLSFDRGAMAVAAAVDRLGVCLETPRFAERELDNRELIILPAPNGRSLQREMHFLYYRNHRDTLKRVEHLREWLLREASLTPMR, encoded by the coding sequence ATGCGAGCCATCCCTAATTTCGCCTGGCTACGAGCCTTTGAATCCGCTGCCCGGCTAGAAAATTTCAGCCTGGCCGCCGATGAGCTGCACCTGACTCCTTCCGCGATCAGCCATCAGGTCAAGAGCCTGGAAACTCATCTGGGGCGCAGCCTGTTCGTGCGACATAATCGGCGTGTCAGCCTGAACAGCCAGGGCCAGGAGTTCTATCGGGAATTGACCCCCTTGCTGGACAAACTGGCCCGGCTTTGCGAGGACACACAGGACGAGAACGGGGACACGCCCGCCTTGACCGTGCATTGCGCCCCTAGCCTGGCGGTGAAATGGCTAGGGCCACGTCTGCATGCCTTCATGCGGGAGCATCCTGGTCTGGCCATCCATCTGCGCACGGACGCCACACCGCCCGATCTGCACCAGTCCACCGACATTGATTGCGTGATCAGCTACGGACACGCCCCCAGCCACGATCCCCGGTTGGTGGTGGAGTCACTGCATCCTGAACCCTTGTTGCCTTTATGCTCGCCCAAACTCTATGCCGATCTGGCGTTGCACCAGCCCTGGTATCTGCATTTGCCCTTGATCGATTCCACCGTCAGCCCGGTTAGCTGGGCCGACTGGTTTGGCAGCAATGGCCTGGCTGCCTCACCCGGCCCACGCCTGTCCTTTGATCGCGGTGCCATGGCAGTCGCTGCCGCGGTGGACCGGTTGGGCGTCTGCCTGGAAACACCGCGTTTTGCCGAACGCGAACTGGATAATCGGGAACTGATTATCTTGCCCGCCCCCAATGGTCGCAGCCTGCAACGCGAGATGCATTTTCTCTACTACCGCAATCACCGTGACACGCTCAAACGCGTGGAACACTTGCGTGAATGGCTGCTGCGCGAGGCCAGCCTGACCCCGATGCGCTAA
- a CDS encoding class II aldolase/adducin family protein, translated as MNAKPDINEILAMTGRKSIYQPEQQGLIYPEEPQFDSFEEARTHLKQRLVAACRAFALHGLDYGFAGHLTIRDPEHPSLYWTNPMAVHFADVKVSNLILADHEGKVVEGDYALNRAGFVLHAAVHEAHPDIVAMCHAHTVYGTAFASLGQEILPITQDAAAFFEDHVVIREEAGQVAVETKAGHKVANAFEGVKAAIHQNHGLLTASRHSIEAAAFWFIALERCCQQQLMIAATGITPTLVTPERARYSREHVGSEYIGWLHFQPIWENLLRTQPDMFD; from the coding sequence ATGAACGCTAAACCCGATATCAATGAAATTTTGGCCATGACGGGCCGAAAGTCGATTTATCAGCCCGAGCAGCAGGGCCTGATCTACCCGGAAGAACCCCAGTTTGATTCTTTTGAAGAGGCACGCACACATTTGAAGCAGCGCCTGGTGGCTGCCTGCCGTGCCTTCGCCCTGCATGGTTTGGACTATGGTTTTGCAGGCCATCTGACCATCCGTGACCCCGAGCACCCCAGCTTGTACTGGACCAATCCGATGGCCGTGCACTTTGCTGACGTGAAGGTTTCGAACCTGATCCTGGCTGACCATGAAGGCAAGGTTGTGGAAGGAGACTACGCCCTGAACCGTGCTGGTTTTGTGCTCCATGCCGCTGTGCATGAGGCTCATCCTGACATTGTGGCGATGTGTCATGCGCATACCGTCTACGGCACCGCTTTTGCCTCGCTGGGCCAGGAAATCCTGCCCATTACGCAGGATGCCGCCGCCTTTTTTGAAGACCATGTCGTCATTCGTGAAGAAGCGGGTCAGGTTGCCGTGGAAACCAAAGCCGGCCACAAAGTGGCTAATGCTTTTGAGGGCGTCAAAGCGGCCATTCACCAGAACCATGGCTTGCTGACCGCCAGCCGTCACAGCATTGAAGCGGCCGCGTTTTGGTTTATTGCGTTGGAGCGTTGCTGCCAGCAGCAATTGATGATTGCCGCAACGGGCATCACACCCACATTGGTGACCCCCGAACGCGCTCGCTACAGTCGCGAGCACGTAGGGAGCGAATACATTGGTTGGCTGCATTTTCAGCCTATCTGGGAAAACCTGTTGCGCACCCAACCCGATATGTTTGATTGA
- a CDS encoding TRAP transporter substrate-binding protein yields MERRAMLKLTGLAGIVASGMAPAVVKAQENLRWRLASSFPKHLDTIYGGGEVFAQKVRELSDGKFNISVHAGGELMPAMGVVDALEQNSVEAAHTAPYYFFGKNEAFALSCAIPFGMNSRQLTAWMYHGNGLKLTRDFYANYNIVNFPCGNSGVQMGGWFRKQINTPEDIRGLKIRIGGLPGKVIEKLGGIPQNIAGGEVYQALEKGVIDAAEWVGPYDDLRLGFHKVAPYYYYPGWWEGSVGLDLLINKKAYDGLSQHYKDIVSAASTYAHLDMQAKYDARNPGALKELVGMGAKVLPFSKEVLDVSFKASQELYAELNESNPQWRTIYADYRAFQKDELLWFRFAEARFDQYMQSVSL; encoded by the coding sequence GTGGAACGACGAGCAATGCTGAAACTGACCGGCCTGGCCGGCATTGTGGCCAGTGGCATGGCCCCTGCGGTGGTCAAGGCGCAAGAGAATTTGCGCTGGCGACTGGCATCAAGCTTTCCCAAGCACCTGGATACGATCTATGGCGGCGGGGAAGTCTTTGCGCAGAAAGTGCGTGAGCTAAGCGATGGCAAGTTCAATATCTCCGTGCATGCGGGCGGGGAGTTGATGCCGGCCATGGGTGTGGTCGATGCGCTGGAACAAAACTCGGTGGAAGCGGCCCACACGGCGCCCTACTATTTCTTTGGCAAGAATGAAGCGTTTGCCTTGAGCTGTGCCATTCCCTTTGGCATGAACTCTCGCCAGCTGACGGCCTGGATGTACCACGGCAATGGCTTGAAGCTGACGCGCGACTTTTATGCCAACTACAACATCGTCAACTTTCCCTGTGGCAACAGCGGCGTGCAGATGGGGGGCTGGTTTCGCAAGCAGATCAATACCCCGGAGGATATCCGGGGCCTGAAGATTCGCATTGGGGGTTTGCCGGGCAAAGTTATCGAGAAGCTGGGTGGCATTCCACAAAATATCGCTGGTGGTGAGGTATACCAGGCTCTGGAAAAAGGCGTCATTGATGCCGCTGAGTGGGTGGGACCTTATGACGATCTGCGTCTGGGCTTTCACAAGGTGGCGCCCTATTACTACTATCCAGGCTGGTGGGAAGGTTCAGTAGGACTGGATCTACTGATCAACAAGAAAGCGTATGACGGTTTGTCGCAGCACTACAAAGATATTGTCTCGGCAGCCAGCACGTATGCGCATCTGGATATGCAGGCGAAATACGATGCCCGTAATCCGGGAGCCTTGAAGGAGCTGGTTGGTATGGGAGCCAAAGTGCTGCCGTTTTCTAAAGAAGTGTTGGATGTTTCATTTAAGGCTAGTCAGGAACTGTATGCGGAGTTGAACGAAAGCAATCCGCAATGGCGCACCATCTATGCCGATTATCGTGCTTTTCAAAAAGATGAATTGCTTTGGTTTCGCTTTGCTGAGGCAAGGTTTGACCAGTACATGCAGTCCGTGTCTCTATAA